GCCACGGGTACACGAACCACACCTGCATGGCTCCCCTTTCGGGAGGCGGGGCGTACCAGGAGGCCGAGCCCGCTCCGTCAAAGTACTGGCCAACGAAACCCCGAAGCACGGTTTTCCCGTCCCCCTTGGGGTTCCAGGCGAAGCCGAGGCGCGGTGCCCAATTCTTCCACGAAATCATGTCCACTCCCGGGATGGTTTCGCCCGTCTCGTCGCCGGTCCACCACTCGAGCTTTGGGAAGTCCGGGATCCGACCCTCCTGGTCGTCGTAGCGCACACCGACATCGATCGTCAGCCGGTCACTGATCTGCCACGAGTCCTCCACGAACGCCGCCTTCGTCGTGGTCTCCGCGCCGTAGACCATGGGCGGATCGAGTAAGAACCGGAAGGACCAGTAGTCGTACCAATAGAATGCCGCGCTCGGCGGCTGCTTCCACCTGAAGCTGGAACGGAACGACCGCCTCTCGCCGAGGCCCTCGTTGTACTGGACGCCGAACTTGAACTCGTGGCTCCCCGCGAAGAACTCGTCGGCAAAGTGCGTCACCACCGCGTCGGCCTGGGTGTACTCTTCCTTGCGGCCGTGGAACCACCATGTCCCGTTGAGCCAAAGGTCGGGGCCTTCGTGGGTGGCATCTTGCAGCAACTCCTCGTCACTGCCGGTTCGCGAATCGAAATTCTGGTCACGGTTCCAGGTCCCGGCCCGCACGTTGAGCAGGGTCCGGTCCGTCATGACCCAGGTGTAATCCCCCGTGAGCATGGTGGTGTCGATGTCGGTCACCATCACGGCCGCCAAGTCCGTGTACATGGTCGGCGCGGGCACGATGTCATCGGTCGCCGTGTGCCCCCTGAGATCGAGGCGATGGCTTTGGCCGGGCTGCGCCGTGACCTTGAGGTCGTAGCGGTCGGTGGTCGTGCCGGTACCGTCGAGTCCGGCGACGTTGCTGGGACCCACGATGTTGACCTTCTGGAACTGAGCGGCGGCGAAGAACCACAGCTTGTCGCGGATGATCGGCCCCCCCAGGGTGGCGCGGGTATCGTAATAGTCGTCGACGGTGTAATGGCCCGCCGGATCCCACAGGCGGTAGTCATGAAGTTCCTCGGGATCCAGCTCGACATTCGGGTCGACCAGGCTGTCGTTCATCAGGTAGGCCGTGACCGCACCGTGGAAGGTGTTGGTCCCGGATTTGGTGACTAGGTTGTACACGTTGCCCAGGGTGCTGCCGTACTCCGCCCCGGCCCCAAAGCCCTTGAGGGAAGTCTCCATCACGATGTCGGGGTTGATGTTCCAGCCCAGCCAGCCTCCCTCGGGAGAGGCGAGGTTGAGACCGTCGATGTTCCACTGCTCGGACGTCGCGTTGCCGCCGTAGCCCGAGAAGTAGGGGCTTCCCTCGTCGGGCTGACTCATCGCCGGCGCCACCGAGATGATGTCGTAGAAGTTGTTGCGCGTCGGAAGGGCCTCGACGAACTCGGCGTCATAGTTGGTGGTCACGCTGGTGCTCACGGCGTCCACCAGGGGGGTCTCGCCGGTCACGGCGATCTCCCCGGCGAAGGTCTCCGGCTGCATGCGGAAGGTCACCGACGCAACGCCGTCGATCGACACCCTGACGTTTGCGACCTCCTGAGGTATGAAGCTCACGATCGAGGCTGAAAGCGAATAGCGGCCGACCGGCAGGGCGCTGTATCTGAAATTCCCCTGAGCGTCGGTCACCGCAACGCGCTCCGCTCCCGGGATCGGGTCTCCGGTGAGTTTCACCGTCACGCCCGGCAGCGCCTGTCCCTCGTGATCGGTCACCTCACCCTGGATGGAGCCGGTGATCTGGGCGAACCCGTTGACACTTGACAGCACAAACACGGCGATCACCAGCCATCGAACTCGCACTTTCATCTCGAACCTCCTCCCTGCCCTCCCTCGGTGGGCACTAGGTGTTCCTCCCGTTGATCGTGAGACGACCTCTCGCGACCGACCATGCGTACCGAACTCGCGACAAACGGACTCGCCATCGCATGCCGTTTGTCCCAACCTCGGCCTCCTCTCCGTCCCTCGACGCGTCATAACTTGACCGACCGACCGGTACACTTATATAGTTACTTACATCGGATGTCACGATTAGTCAAGGGACGTCGAACAAGGTAGGATGGCGAATGGCTGGGGAATCCGAAATTCGACAAAAAGTCGCGACGAATGCGCATGCGCCCCAAATCCGCCGGCGTCCGAGCCGGCGCATCGAGATCATGCGCCGATCGGCCCATCTGTTTCTGGAAAAGGGGTTCGAGATCACCTC
This portion of the Acidobacteriota bacterium genome encodes:
- a CDS encoding TonB-dependent receptor, producing MKVRVRWLVIAVFVLSSVNGFAQITGSIQGEVTDHEGQALPGVTVKLTGDPIPGAERVAVTDAQGNFRYSALPVGRYSLSASIVSFIPQEVANVRVSIDGVASVTFRMQPETFAGEIAVTGETPLVDAVSTSVTTNYDAEFVEALPTRNNFYDIISVAPAMSQPDEGSPYFSGYGGNATSEQWNIDGLNLASPEGGWLGWNINPDIVMETSLKGFGAGAEYGSTLGNVYNLVTKSGTNTFHGAVTAYLMNDSLVDPNVELDPEELHDYRLWDPAGHYTVDDYYDTRATLGGPIIRDKLWFFAAAQFQKVNIVGPSNVAGLDGTGTTTDRYDLKVTAQPGQSHRLDLRGHTATDDIVPAPTMYTDLAAVMVTDIDTTMLTGDYTWVMTDRTLLNVRAGTWNRDQNFDSRTGSDEELLQDATHEGPDLWLNGTWWFHGRKEEYTQADAVVTHFADEFFAGSHEFKFGVQYNEGLGERRSFRSSFRWKQPPSAAFYWYDYWSFRFLLDPPMVYGAETTTKAAFVEDSWQISDRLTIDVGVRYDDQEGRIPDFPKLEWWTGDETGETIPGVDMISWKNWAPRLGFAWNPKGDGKTVLRGFVGQYFDGAGSASWYAPPPERGAMQVWFVYPWQYLVSSTPSPNPQDLLDPNLKNPSAWQYGLSFDQQLGNDYAIGAQLVYKDQKNMIGWQIDDDGVCEPFFWDDPWTEEVDQIELCEVLVEPTLRKGNGPGPGSLAAPGAKYYLEYKGAILTFRKRYTDGWDLMASYTYSKTKGINPRPHDDGDLGQGLQPFTADTGSDPVDWYNSDHLLNGDRTHMFRVQSNVDIGWGLRVSGVLNIQSGRPYLRLAFINGPVTGRAITLTADKSEDLRFPSQKILDLGLQKTFGLGSNVNLDIGLQVLNVLNEDAPEYWVDWILFPGEDYEARDWVSPRRLQLKVKLAF